One genomic window of Microbacterium testaceum StLB037 includes the following:
- a CDS encoding glycine betaine ABC transporter substrate-binding protein translates to MNKRHLTSALALGAVSALALAGCASGNQAEGGSGGDDSKGTITLGFLPSWTDGLSTAYLLEDQLGKLGYTVEMQTLTEAGPLYAGLAQGDVDIYPSAWPELTHADYMDKYGDNIEDLGAYYDNAKLTIAVPSYVDITSIDQLKDNAARFDGKIYGIEPGAGLTKQTQEVAMPGYGLDGLELVTSSTAAMLTELDNAIAAQKDIAVTLWRPFWANDAYDVKDLEDPQGLMGKPEALHFLGTSGFAEKYPDAAELIAGIQLDDEQYGSLEDLVVNEYGEGKEPEAVQAWLEQNPSAFSTQR, encoded by the coding sequence ATGAACAAGCGACACCTCACCAGTGCCCTCGCCCTCGGCGCCGTCAGCGCCCTCGCTCTGGCCGGCTGCGCCAGCGGCAATCAGGCCGAAGGCGGCTCGGGCGGCGATGACAGCAAGGGCACCATCACGCTCGGCTTCCTGCCCTCGTGGACCGACGGACTGAGCACCGCGTACCTGCTCGAAGACCAGCTCGGCAAGCTCGGCTACACCGTCGAGATGCAGACCCTCACCGAGGCGGGCCCGCTGTACGCCGGCCTCGCGCAGGGCGACGTCGACATCTACCCGTCGGCCTGGCCCGAGCTCACGCACGCCGACTACATGGACAAGTACGGCGACAACATCGAGGACCTCGGCGCGTACTACGACAACGCCAAGCTGACGATCGCGGTGCCGAGCTACGTCGACATCACCTCCATCGACCAGCTCAAGGACAACGCCGCTCGCTTCGACGGCAAGATCTACGGCATCGAGCCGGGCGCGGGCCTCACGAAGCAGACGCAGGAAGTCGCGATGCCCGGCTACGGCCTCGACGGCCTCGAGCTCGTGACCTCGTCGACCGCGGCGATGCTCACCGAGCTCGACAACGCCATCGCCGCGCAGAAGGACATCGCGGTGACGCTGTGGCGTCCCTTCTGGGCGAACGACGCCTACGACGTGAAGGACCTCGAGGACCCGCAGGGTCTGATGGGCAAGCCCGAGGCCCTGCACTTCCTCGGCACCTCCGGCTTCGCCGAGAAGTACCCGGATGCCGCCGAGCTCATCGCCGGCATCCAGCTCGACGACGAGCAGTACGGCTCGCTCGAAGACCTCGTCGTCAACGAGTACGGCGAGGGCAAGGAGCCCGAGGCCGTGCAGGCGTGGCTCGAGCAGAACCCGAGCGCGTTCTCGACGCAGCGCTGA
- a CDS encoding epoxide hydrolase family protein, protein MITRLQPRTAPDEIADLRRRIAATRWPDDVGDDWSRGTRPTALRRVLHAWATFDWPAAEARLRAEEHLLVGDPGSRVHLWRTGTPGAPAVVLVHGWPDSFLRFRGVATHLADLDVIVPSIPGFGYSDAPGPDEGGPRWNAERLLTALTEIGVERFAVHGGDLGAAIVDQLALLAPDRVTGLHLTDVPLWRVADDDHLSAEEQAWADAAEAWERSEGAYGAQQRTKPQTLAAGLTDSPAGLASWYLEKFQAWGEGDVFDRIPLDLILENLSLHWFTRTAGRAVRVYFDRRRFPPVGGRVTVPTAFGLFPYDIDHGVESFARRWYPTVRFTRFPSGGHFGAMEHPALLADDLRAFLADV, encoded by the coding sequence ATGATCACCCGGCTGCAGCCCCGCACCGCTCCCGACGAGATCGCCGACCTTCGCCGGCGCATCGCAGCGACACGGTGGCCCGACGACGTCGGGGACGACTGGTCGCGCGGAACGCGCCCCACGGCATTGCGCCGCGTCCTCCACGCTTGGGCCACCTTCGACTGGCCCGCGGCCGAGGCGCGTCTCCGCGCGGAGGAGCACCTGCTCGTGGGCGACCCGGGGTCGCGCGTGCACCTCTGGCGCACGGGGACGCCCGGCGCGCCGGCGGTCGTGCTCGTCCACGGATGGCCCGACAGTTTCCTGCGCTTCCGTGGGGTCGCGACTCACCTCGCGGACCTCGACGTCATCGTCCCCAGCATCCCGGGATTCGGCTACAGCGACGCACCCGGCCCTGACGAGGGCGGACCGCGCTGGAATGCCGAACGCTTACTGACGGCGCTGACCGAGATCGGCGTTGAGCGGTTCGCGGTCCACGGCGGCGACCTCGGCGCGGCCATCGTCGATCAGTTGGCGCTTCTCGCCCCGGACCGCGTCACGGGCCTGCACCTCACGGACGTGCCGCTCTGGCGCGTCGCCGACGATGACCACCTCTCCGCGGAGGAGCAGGCCTGGGCCGATGCCGCCGAAGCCTGGGAGAGAAGCGAGGGCGCCTACGGCGCGCAGCAGCGCACGAAGCCGCAAACCCTGGCCGCGGGGCTCACCGACTCACCGGCGGGACTCGCGAGCTGGTACCTGGAGAAGTTCCAGGCGTGGGGCGAAGGGGATGTGTTCGACCGCATCCCCCTCGACCTGATTCTCGAGAACCTGTCGCTGCACTGGTTCACGCGGACTGCGGGGCGCGCCGTGCGCGTGTACTTCGACCGTCGGCGCTTCCCGCCCGTCGGCGGACGGGTCACCGTGCCCACGGCGTTCGGGCTCTTTCCGTATGACATCGACCACGGCGTCGAGTCGTTCGCGCGCCGCTGGTATCCCACGGTTCGGTTCACGAGGTTCCCGTCCGGCGGGCACTTCGGCGCGATGGAGCATCCCGCCCTGCTCGCCGACGATCTCCGCGCGTTCCTCGCCGACGTGTAG
- a CDS encoding DUF3253 domain-containing protein, translated as MAPSSGADPRLVASIRELLAARDADKTICPSEAARAVGGDDWRELMQPARDAAHELVGLGEVEVTQRGEVVDVTTARGPVRIRRKR; from the coding sequence ATGGCCCCGTCATCTGGTGCGGACCCCCGGCTCGTGGCATCCATTCGCGAACTGCTCGCGGCGCGGGATGCCGATAAGACGATCTGTCCGTCGGAGGCCGCCCGCGCGGTGGGCGGCGACGACTGGCGCGAGCTCATGCAGCCCGCGCGCGATGCCGCGCACGAGCTGGTCGGTCTCGGCGAGGTCGAGGTGACGCAGAGGGGCGAGGTCGTGGACGTGACGACGGCGCGGGGGCCGGTCCGCATTCGGCGGAAGCGCTGA
- a CDS encoding YqjF family protein, protein MITERHAPDLPGRAVISQRWNRAVFVHWRIDPAEVAPLLPPGTRPDVHDGSAWVGLVPFVLSEFRFLPLPPVPLLGTFTEINVRTYAVDDEGRRGVVFRTLEAEHLAPVLAARALFGLPYRWARAGVRTDGARIEFRSRRHGGRHPGTRVRATLGTEPVDTPLSRFLTARWGFHEQHLGRTIWAANAHEPWPLVEARLDTLDDDLVADAGFPHLAGRAPDSVLAMPAGHPGFVTRFTAARAIR, encoded by the coding sequence GTGATCACCGAGCGACACGCCCCCGACCTGCCCGGCCGCGCCGTCATCTCGCAGCGGTGGAATCGCGCGGTGTTCGTGCACTGGCGGATCGACCCGGCCGAGGTCGCCCCGCTGCTGCCGCCCGGAACCCGTCCGGACGTGCACGACGGATCCGCGTGGGTGGGGCTCGTGCCGTTCGTGCTGAGCGAGTTCCGTTTCCTCCCGTTGCCTCCGGTCCCCCTGCTGGGAACGTTCACCGAGATCAACGTCCGCACCTACGCGGTCGACGATGAGGGACGCCGTGGCGTCGTGTTCCGCACGCTCGAGGCCGAGCATCTCGCCCCGGTCCTCGCCGCCCGCGCGCTGTTCGGTCTGCCGTATCGCTGGGCGCGTGCCGGGGTACGCACCGACGGCGCGCGAATCGAGTTCCGGTCGCGGCGCCACGGGGGTCGGCATCCGGGGACCCGCGTGCGAGCCACGCTCGGCACCGAACCGGTCGACACTCCGCTGTCGCGCTTCCTCACCGCGCGCTGGGGCTTCCACGAGCAGCACCTCGGCCGCACCATCTGGGCGGCGAACGCCCACGAGCCGTGGCCGCTCGTCGAGGCCCGGCTCGACACCCTCGACGACGACCTCGTCGCGGATGCGGGGTTCCCCCACCTCGCCGGCCGTGCCCCCGACTCCGTGCTCGCGATGCCCGCCGGACACCCGGGCTTCGTCACGCGGTTCACGGCCGCACGCGCGATCCGCTGA